In Syngnathus acus unplaced genomic scaffold, fSynAcu1.2, whole genome shotgun sequence, a single window of DNA contains:
- the LOC119118992 gene encoding syncytin-A-like — MAEQAANATGEDCVVCLEARVVLKIVPAAIESACVLQVLTQSRTSGDCLIYNDIFPVVGLEKRKPIFDSHVTQQNMTCLKLKGNGISIGTIDHTWCRINLFLNVPSPLSRADLWLWCGDNKLYDRLPKNASGICALVSLIMPVVVVPIEIQNLNWNMEFPLAGLLRRAKRDVLPPWLSDNDPTYIDAIGVPRGVPDEYKLVNQVSSGFESIFLWITPNKNVSFAAVHEQLAATSLMSFQNRIALDMLLAKEHGVCGMFGDACCTFIPNNTAPGGRLTRALEGLRILNKKMKDHSGVRTDIWSDWMKTFGNWKGLIMSVLVAVAIFTTIMILCGCCCIPCIRSLTVRLIEKTVGPLSPKGQYTLVTQQEPRGEERTDSVLVADY; from the exons ATGGCGGAACAAGCTGCTAATGCAACTGGTGAAGATTGTGTGGTTTGTCTCGAAGCAAGAGTAGTGTTAAAAATTGTTCCAGCTGCAATAGAATCAGCATGTGTTTTACAGGTGTTGACCCAGTCCAGGACCAGTGGCGATTGTTTGATTTATAATGATATTTTCCCAGTCGTGGGCTTGGAGAAAAGAAAGCCCATTTTTGATAGCCATGTGACTCAACAAAATATGACATGTTTAAAGTTAAAGGGAAACGGCATAAGTATTGGGACAATAGATCACACATGGTGCAggataaatttgtttttgaatgtcccctctcctctctctcgtgCAGACCTCTGGTTGTGGTGTGGTGACAACAAATTATATGATCGCTTGCCGAAGAATGCATCAGGTATCTGTGCCCTTGTGTCTTTGATAATGCCTGTGGTGGTTGTCCCCATTGAAATACAGAATCTCAATTGGAACATGGAGTTCCCATTGGCGGGGCTCCTAAGGCGAGCCAAAAGAGACGTTTTGCCCCCATGGTTGAGCGACAACGATCCGACATATATTGACGCTATAGGAGTGCCCCGGGGTGTGCCAGATGAGTATAAACTCGTTAATCAAGTGTCCTCGGGATTCGAAAGCATTTTCTTATGGATCAcccccaataaaaatgt ATCATTTGCAGCGGTCCATGAACAATTGGCCGCGACGTCATTGATGTCGTTCCAAAATAGAATTGCGTTGGACATGCTATTGGCTAAGGAACATGGTGTGTGCGGAATGTTCGGGGATGCATGTTGTACTTTCATCCCCAACAACACGGCACCAGGGGGCCGACTGACCCGGGCGTTGGAAGGACTAAGGATActgaataaaaagatgaaagatcATTCAGGTGTACGCACCGATATTTGGTCTGATTGGATGAAAACGTTCGGAAACTGGAAAGGCCTCATCATGTCTGTGCTGGTTGCTGTGGCTATTTTTACTACAATAATGATTttatgcggttgttgctgtattCCATGTATTAGATCACTCACTGTTCGGTTGATCGAGAAAACCGTTGGCCCGTTGTCACCGAAGGGCCAATATACCCTGGTGACTCAACAGGAGCCGCGGGGGGAAGAAAGGACCGACAGTGTGCTGGTCGCTGATTACTAG
- the LOC119118993 gene encoding uncharacterized protein LOC119118993 produces MLHVTVEGKPVQMLVDTGATYSSINTALPVSSLSKKTTTLVGFSGQPRTLPFTKPLETVITQTGCRLWHKYIHSTDTPINLMGRDLLSAVEAKILCGPEGVIIQFPNGVSIPCSQQLQQHGQWLMAPLQTEAETATIYWARLEPETPAGGGVFSTYLLWKPWICSLAPYHPPVDPLHCTLYYDRKSDDVYRDLFEEIEGHMWDLTSSCILIGKEGVAAATELTPEQMQWFKMTEKGVPHISLALAPGHEARQLGSMVKHLLLQTDWRKTHIPNLYWSESQKAYQIKQPMVDSGLLEMMLVSRTHGRELTDHEDAEVMLAALPDTLWSQGPFDVGFCHSMAPIDLQMDETQPIKRPQYRWPSEADQGMEDTLCGLWDAGVLEVSCSEWNTPLRPVQKADGKTWRMAHDLRAVNDVTITPVLPVPDPHRILASLNPAYQWFTVIDLANAFFCLPLSPSVRHVFAFTYKGMKLQYTRMPQGFKNSPGLFNQVLKELLEPCQMPDGTLLLQYVDDLLIAAKDEQTCLEGTKKVLLWLGEKGFKVSRKKLQCCRQQVTFLGRVLTPSGLAMSPEHRSSILRHPRPATVQEMLSFLGLCGYSRHYIPCFADKTGVLRALIREQGARNLRACLVWTPEAAEVFVSLVQELASAAALATPDYTLPFHLDVSISGKVVNGALYQKMQHGRAVLMYCSVPLDNIEQRQPDCSRYAAGLAKVLLKTAHTVMGHPVYVLTDHAVSSFVASAAFTLTPLRQTRLLKILTAPNVNYVHSGVNMADQLLVGPHECASKVQTVAKVRPDLYSTPLGHGRVVFTDGCCWRDRMGSLHAAAAAVEWRDGSFQPLKVMKLNTHPSAQAAEVFALVLALRQCKGEAVTIYSDSAYAVSAALLDLVGWLQNGFTTARGSEIAHKDLMLHLFEALKYPSEVAIVKVPGHSKADTLVARGNRAADELAKQTAGYGGAEDMMVSRGPLIVDGEHPDSCLPLSLSHADLCAAQGATSPEQKSVWLAAKAVKRSDGLWVGPKGQPALPEGRLMSEVLTQAHTPSHVGPHAMMIHLRSWWHPKLSDVVWKFVADCESCQTFNARPTLKPKPGLFQPAPWPGAEVIIDFTDMNTRVNGKRFLLVLVDAYSGWPEAYPCSKEDSAAVIKALITHYIPTHGFPALIRSDNGTHFNNKALAKVESILGLKHRFGCVYHPQSQGRVERLNRTLKEKLAKIMAQTAMNWLQALPLALLSVRQSVNRSTGFAPFELMTGRLMPGPATTLVPPEDVPVPNLSHTAYWSYLSALVSSVSAQLGEKSAAAAAEEGVSVEKQLTPYVYVRVISRKWTDPRWKGTFRVLARTSHAAQLDFKGRRWYHYSQLRPAPEFVPSG; encoded by the coding sequence ATGCTTCATGTGACAGTGGAGGGAAAACCTGTGCAGATGCTGGTGGACACAGGAGCAACTTATTCATCAATAAACACTGCCCTACCTGTATCCTCactgtcaaagaaaacaacaactttagtCGGCTTTTCGGGACAACCACGAACTCTGCCTTTTACCAAACCACTTGAGACGGTGATCACCCAGACGGGGTGTAGACTGTGGCACAAATATATCCATTCTACAGACACTCCGATCAATTTGATGGGGAGGGATTTGCTGTCAGCCGTTGAAGCTAAAATCCTGTGTGGGCCGGAGGGAGTGATAATTCAATTTCCAAATGGTGTCAGCATTCCGTGCTCACAGCAGCTACAACAACATGGCCAGTGGCTGATGGCGCCCCTACAGACAGAAGCAGAAACTGCAACCATCTACTGGGCCAGGCTGGAGCCAGAAACCCCTGCTGGTGGCGGTGTGTTCTCGACCTACCTACTGTGGAAGCCCTGGATCTGCTCACTGGCGCCATACCACCCACCTGTTGATCCTTTGCATTGCACTCTATATTATGACCGAAAAAGTGATGATGTTTATCGGGATTTGTTTGAAGAAATTGAAGGGCACATGTGGGATTTAACTTCATCATGCATTTTGATTGGTAAAGAGGGAGTTGCAGCAGCTACTGAATTAACACCTGAACAAATGCAGTGgttcaaaatgacagaaaaagggGTACCACACATTTCGCTAGCTCTTGCCCCAGGTCATGAAGCCAGACAATTGGGCTCAATggtcaaacatttgttgctgCAAACCGACTGGCGGAAAACACACATCCCTAATTTGTATTGGTCAGAGTCTCAGAAAGCTTAccaaattaaacaacccaTGGTAGACTCAGGGCTGCTGGAGATGATGTTGGTATCTCGCACACATGGCAGGGAATTAACTGATCATGAGGACGCTGAAGTAATGCTCGCGGCCTTGCCCGACACCTTGTGGTCCCAAGGTCCATTTGATGTCGGGTTTTGTCACTCGATGGCCCCTATTGATCTCCAAATGGATGAGACGCAGCCTATCAAACGACCCCAATATCGTTGGCCGAGTGAGGCGGACCAAGGCATGGAAGACACTCTGTGCGGCCTCTGGGACGCAGGGGTGTTGGAAGTGTCATGCTCCGAATGGAACACCCCGTTAAGGCCAGTCCAAAAAGCAGATGGGAAAACATGGCGCATGGCACATGATTTGAGAGCAGTAAATGATGTCACTATAACTCCTGTTCTTCCCGTGCCAGACCCGCACCGAATCCTTGCATCATTGAACCCTGCCTATCAGTGGTTCACCGTAATTGATTTGGCTAATGCCTTCTTCTGCCTCCCGCTTTCCCCCTCAGTGCGGCACGTGTTCGCCTTCACTTACAAAGGGATGAAATTGCAATACACACGCATGCCGCAGGGATTCAAAAATTCGCCAGGATTGTTCAATCAGGTCCTCAAAGAACTCCTCGAACCATGCCAAATGCCGGATGGCACATTGTTGTTGCAATATGTCGATGATTTGTTGATTGCAGCAAAAGACGAGCAGACGTGTCTTGAAGGAACAAAGAAAGTGTTGTTGTGGTTAGGGGAGAAAGGGTTCAAGGTGTCAAGAAAGAAACTGCAATGCTGTCGCCAACAGGTCACTTTTCTGGGACGTGTGTTGACCCCTAGTGGCCTCGCCATGTCGCCTGAACATAGAAGCTCCATCCTCCGACACCCACGGCCCGCCACCGTCCAGGAGATGCTATCATTCCTGGGGTTGTGCGGCTACAGCAGACATTACATACCCTGTTTTGCTGACAAAACTGGTGTCCTACGGGCCCTGATCCGCGAACAGGGGGCGAGGAATCTCAGGGCTTGCCTGGTTTGGACACCGGAGGCTGCTGAGGTCTTTGTGTCACTGGTGCAGGAGCTGGCCTCTGCTGCGGCTTTGGCCACTCCTGACTACACTCTGCCCTTCCATCTAGATGTCTCTATTTCAGGGAAAGTTGTGAATGGAGCTCTGTACCAGAAAATGCAGCATGGACGTGCAGTGTTGATGTATTGCAGCGTCCCCTTGGACAACATTGAGCAACGACAACCCGATTGTTCCAGATATGCGGCTGGCCTGGCAAAGGTCTTACTCAAAACAGCCCACACGGTCATGGGGCATCCAGTTTATGTGTTAACTGATCATGCAGTGTCTTCATTTGTCGCATCGGCGGCGTTCACGTTGACTCCACTGCGACAAACACGGTTGTTGAAAATATTGACTGCCCCAAATGTCAACTATGTCCATTCCGGAGTGAACATGGCCGATCAATTGTTGGTGGGACCCCATGAGTGTGCATCAAAGGTCCAGACGGTGGCGAAAGTCCGACCTGACCTCTATTCCACTCCGCTCGGGCACGGTCGTGTGGTGTTCACAGATGGCTGCTGCTGGAGAGACAGGATGGGCTCCCTCCATGCGGCCGCGGCTGCGGTCGAGTGGAGGGATGGTTCCTTCCAGCCTCTTAAAGTGATGAAGCTCAACACCCACCCATCGGCCCAGGCGGCAGAAGTCTTTGCTCTGGTGTTAGCTTTACGACAATGCAAGGGGGAAGCCGTGACCATCTATTCTGACTCCGCTTATGCGGTGTCGGCGGCTTTACTCGATCTGGTGGGGTGGCTGCAGAATGGGTTCACGACGGCCAGGGGCTCGGAGATTGCGCACAAGGATTTgatgttgcatttgtttgagGCATTGAAGTACCCGAGCGAGGTGGCCATTGTCAAAGTGCCTGGTCACTCCAAAGCTGACACCTTAGTAGCTAGGGGGAATCGAGCGGCTGATGAATTGGCCAAGCAGACGGCCGGGTATGGCGGGGCAGAGGACATGATGGTGTCCCGCGGTCCACTAATTGTGGACGGGGAACACCCCGACTCCTGTTTGCCTCTGTCACTCTCGCATGCCGATCTGTGTGCCGCCCAGGGTGCCACGTCCCCGGAACAAAAATCGGTCTGGCTGGCAGCAAAGGCTGTCAAACGATCAGATGGCTTGTGGGTAGGACCCAAAGGACAGCCAGCTCTTCCGGAGGGAAGGCTGATGTCGGAGGTCCTGACACAGGCTCACACACCTTCCCATGTGGGTCCCCATGCCATGATGATCCATCTTCGAAGTTGGTGGCATCCCAAACTCTCAGATGTGGTCTGGAAATTCGTTGCGGATTGTGAGTCTTGTCAGACGTTCAATGCACGCCCTACGTTGAAGCCTAAGCCCGGCCTGTTTCAGCCGGCCCCATGGCCGGGGGCAGAGGTGATCATTGATTTCACAGACATGAATACAAGAGTGAATGGAAAACGCTTTTTGCTTGTGTTGGTTGACGCTTACTCGGGCTGGCCGGAGGCATATCCGTGCTCGAAGGAAGATTCTGCTGCGGTGATCAAGGCTTTGATCACCCATTACATCCCTACCCACGGTTTTCCGGCCTTGATCCGTTCTGACAATGGTACACACTTTAACAACAAAGCCTTGGCCAAGGTAGAATCAATTTTGGGGTTGAAGCATCGATTCGGGTGTGTCTACCATCCTCAGTCTCAAGGCCGCGTTGAACGACTTAACCGAACGCTAAAAGAGAAATTGGCCAAAATTATGGCTCAGACGGCAATGAATTGGCTACAAGCACTTCCGCTTGCTTTGCTGTCTGTGAGACAATCCGTTAACAGGAGCACTGGATTCGCACCGTTTGAGTTGATGACGGGCCGTCTAATGCCAGGACCAGCGACGACGCTCGTCCCACCAGAGGATGTTCCGGTACCTAATTTATCTCATACAGCATACTGGTCCTATTTGTCTGCTTTGGTGTCCAGTGTTTCTGCACAGCTTGGAGAAAAATCCGCTGCGGCTGCGGCGGAGGAAGGTGTGTCGGTGGAGAAACAGCTCACGCCGTACGTGTACGTCCGAGTCATCTCCAGGAAGTGGACGGACCCCCGGTGGAAGGGCACCTTTCGTGTCTTGGCCAGGACGTCTCACGCGGCCCAACTCGACTTCAAAGGACGCCGGTGGTATCACTACTCACAACTCCGTCCGGCCCCAGAGTTTGTTCCGTCAGGATGA